A region from the Aphis gossypii isolate Hap1 chromosome 1, ASM2018417v2, whole genome shotgun sequence genome encodes:
- the LOC114123401 gene encoding receptor expression-enhancing protein 5-like: MAANVLSALNDIDAALRATSKPWNGLFSWAEARTGITRLKLFFGVVCATCMFLIPGSLYSALASDLLGFAYPAYATAALMMRTVEQLPAADRRASVSPDNRWFTYWMLFAVALTVQQMCGGLLRSVPFYCLIKTAFFAWCAAPMEANGAAYVYAVVVRRYFNPDER, translated from the coding sequence ATGGCCGCGAACGTGTTGTCCGCCTTGAACGACATCGACGCCGCGTTGCGCGCCACCTCCAAACCGTGGAACGGCCTGTTCTCCTGGGCCGAGGCCCGGACCGGCATCACCCGCCTGAAGCTGTTCTTCGGTGTGGTCTGCGCCACGTGCATGTTCCTGATCCCGGGCAGCCTGTACTCGGCGCTGGCCAGCGACCTGCTGGGATTCGCGTATCCCGCTTACGCGACCGCCGCGCTGATGATGCGCACCGTCGAACAGCTGCCGGCCGCCGACCGCCGCGCGTCCGTGTCGCCGGACAACAGATGGTTCACCTATTGGATGCTGTTCGCCGTCGCGTTGACGGTGCAGCAGATGTGCGGCGGCCTCCTCCGGTCGGTGCCGTTCTATTGCCTGATCAAGACCGCGTTTTTCGCGTGGTGCGCCGCGCCGATGGAGGCCAACGGTGCCGCCTACGTGTACGCCGTCGTCGTACGCCGTTATTTCAACCCCGACGAGCGTTGA